In Aythya fuligula isolate bAytFul2 chromosome 14, bAytFul2.pri, whole genome shotgun sequence, the following proteins share a genomic window:
- the CXCL14 gene encoding C-X-C motif chemokine 14 yields MKLLTAALLLLFIAMCLASAEGVKCKCSRKGPKIRFSNVRKLEIKPRYPFCVEEMIIVTLWTRVRGEQQHCLNPKRQNTVRLLKWYRVWKEKGRVYEE; encoded by the exons ATGAAGCTCCTGACAGCGGCTTTGCTCCTCTTGTTCATCGCGATGTGCTTAGCCAGCGCGGAAG GCGTAAAGTGCAAATGTTCCAGAAAAGGTCCTAAAATCAGATTCTCTAATGTACGGAAGCTGGAAATAAAGCCGAGGTACCCGTTTTGCGTGGAGGAGATGATTAT CGTGACCCTGTGGACGCGGGTCAGAGgcgagcagcagcactgcctgaaCCCCAAACGCCAAAACACGGTGAGGCTGCTGAAGTGGTACAGAGTATGGAAGGAGAAAGGCAG GGTTTATGAAGAATAA